GAGGGCCACATCGGCCTGCTTGCGGCGCACGATGCCGGCAAGCTGGCCAAGGCGCTCGACGCGTCCGCGCAGGAGGTGCAGTGCGCCATCGACTGCATCCGGCGCCTGAACCCGCATCCGGGCTGGCAGTTCGGCGAGACCGCTTCGCGCATCGTGATACCCGACGTCACCGTGAAGAAAGTGCGCGGTGCATGGAGAACCTCGCTCAACGCCAGCGCCCTGCCCCGCGTGAAGCTGAACACGGGCTACGCGCAACTGCTCGAGAAGCACGGCGCACAGTGCACCGCGATGAAGGAATGCCTGGAGCAGGCGCGCTGGATGGTCGGCAGCGTGTCGCAGCGCGCATCCACCATTCTCGACGTGGCGCGCGCCATCGTCGCGCGGCAGAAGATGTTCTTCGAGCACGGCCCGCTCGCCATGAAGCCGCTGGGCCTGCGCGAGATCGCGGAGGAAGTGGGCGTGCATCCATCCACGGTGTCGCGCACCGTGCACAACAAGTACATGGCCACGCCGGCCGGCATCTTCGAGTTGCAGCACTTCTTCTCGCGCGGCCTGAACCACGCGGCCGGCGGCGCGAGTGCGCCGGTGGCGCTGCAGGGCCTGATCCGCGAACTCATCGCGGTCGAAAAACCCGTGGCACCGCTGAGCGATGCGGCGCTGGCGCGTCAGTTGGCACAGCAAGGCTTCCGCATTGCGCGCCGCACCGTCACCAAGTATCGCCAGAGCATGAACATCGACCCCTTCGAGCGCCGCCGCGCCCAAGGCGGAGAAATGGGAGCACCGGCCTAGCCGGTTGTCCAGAGCGCCGCGGTTTACGTCGGCGCCATCGGCACAAGGAGACACCATGTCCATCGAATTCCTGCGAGCGCTCTCGAAGTGCACCCCTCCTCTGACACTGACCCGTCCACAGGACGTCGACAACCTCCTGGTGCTGCGGGCCGCGGGCCTGGTCGTGGCCCTGACGCTCAAGCCCGGCACCGGCGGGCGCGAGGTGGCCCGCTTTCTCGCACTGACGCCCGACGGCCGCAGCGCTCTCGGCTTGGCGGACGGCGAAGCTCAACGCTCTGGCGGCGCAGAAGCCGCGATGCAGTAAAGGACATAAGGACATCGGCATGTCTTACCGCTATCTTGCAAGGCTGGCCCGCCTGCGCCTTCCCGTCTTCGTGGCACGGCCCTCCAAGGTGCGCGTGCTGCGGCAGCTCGCGGCAACCGGGCATGTCGACGCCCGCTTCTATCCGCCCGATTCCTGCGCGGAGCAGTTCGGCGAAGTGCGGGCGCTGACGCCCGCCGGCTGGCGCGCGGTTCGCAATGTCGACCCATCCGAATCGGAGCACCCGCAATGAACGAAGCGCAACGCCACATCTTCCTCTACAGGGGCTGGCGCTTCGCCTATGGCGCCCGCCGCATGGCCACGGGCGTGTACCGCCCCGAAGTGGTCTGCCTCGGCCAGCAACCGGGCGCGGAGGAAACGATGCTGCCCGACGACACCGACGAGATCGCCTACGCCACGGAGGCAGAGGCGCTTCGGCATGCGCAGCAGCAAGCCATGCGCTGGGTGCACGACCGCACGGGCGACGGCCAGGGGCAGCTCTGAAATGCGCACCCGGCGCAGCGTGGAAACGCTTGCCGCAAAAGATGCCTGGACAGCGCGGCGCGGGCAGCCAGTCAGCGCCGCCCGGCAGGAAGGGCCATTGCACTGCGCATCATGCAGGCGGCGCGGCCTTCGGCCGTGATCGCCGTGACGATCGCGCGTTCGATTCTTCGCTCGCCCGTGCGCAGCACGACCGTCGGCTCGGTCGACGCCTGGAGCAGCGACGCGCTTCGCAGCGCAAGAATCCTGTGGATGTCGTCGGGCTCCGAGCACACCACGGGCATCTGCCGGCGGCAGAGGAATTCGAGCAGTTCATAGCACTCGCTGGCATGGCCCGCACGTGGCTGCGATCTTTTCATGAGAGGACACCCGAGCGTTGAAGGGAAGGAAGCAGAGCCTCGTGCGCAGCAAGCGGCATGCCTGCATCCGCGCAGGCACGCGCGTTGCCACGCAGGAAGCGGAGCCCCCGCTCTACCGGGCGGGCCTGAAAACACCATCGTTCAAGGAGAACATCGATGACCATTCAACGCACTGCATTCCGGCTCGGCGCTGCCGCGATGGCCGCCTGCGCACTCACGGCGGGTCTTCCTGCCGCGGCCCAGAGCGCCAACTCCCGCGGCGAGCAGGCCACCGGCACGCGAAGCGCGGCCGGCAAGTCGGACCCCGCAGGCAAGCCCTCCAAGGCGGACCAGCGCATGATGAGAGACATCGCGCAAGCCAACATCGCGGAAATAGAAACCGGAAAGCTGGCACAGGAAAAGGCGTCGAAGGACGAGGTGAAGCAGTTCGGCAAGACCATGGTCGACGACCACAGCAAGGCCTTGAGCGAACTGCAGGAAATCGCCTCGAAGAAAGGCGTGGAGCTGCCGACCGAACCCGACGCGAAGCACAAGGGCACCGCTACCGCGCTGAAGGCCCTGAGCGGCGAGACCTTCGACAAGCAGTACATGTCGATGGCGGGCCTTTCCGACCACAAGAAGACGCACGAGATGCTGGAGAAGGTGCAGCGCAACGCGGCCGACCCGGACCTGAAAGCCTATGCGGCCAAGACGCTGCCCGTGGTTCACGGCCACCTGACCACCGCGCAGCAGGTCATCGGCAAGAAGTAAGAAAGAAAGACAAGTGCGGCCCCGCTGTAGGGCCGCCCTACCCGTCCGGCTGCCCGGGTTCTTTCGACGGATGCTCGATGCGGTCGAGCACCCGGTCCGGCGAAACGTTCTCGCGGAGTTCGTCGAGCTCCGGGTCGTGCGCAGCCGGAATTTCCATGCGCTTGGCGATCTCCGCGACCAGCGTCATGATCTTCGTGATCTCGTGCTCGCCCAGAAGACTGATCTGAAGATCGAGGTCGGCGCGCTGGTCCGCAAGCGCGGCCATGCGGTTCTGGCTGATCATCACGAAGGTCGAGATGAAGATGGCCTCGACCGACGCGACCATGGCCAGCACCACGAAGGTCGGATCGAAGGCGCGCACCATGGGCACCCACCCGAGGTTGACCACGATCCATCCGCCGTAGATCAAGAGGTGCAGGTACACGAACCTCATGCTGCCCGCGAAACGGGTAATGGCGTCGGCCATCCTGTCCTGCAGTCCGGTGGAAATCTTCTGCTGCTGGCGCCGTCTTACCAGCGCGGCAATGTTGCGGTCGACGACAGCCGCAACGGGCGGCTCGTCGCTCCGGCCGGGTGGGCGCGATTCAGCCGCCGCCACGGATCACTCCCGTGGCCGACTCGTACTGCGAACCATAGAGGGCGCGCGCGCCCTGCGCCCGCGCGTCGGGCACGCACAGGTAGATCTCGTGGCCCGGCCGGGCTTCGATGCGCAGGCCGCTGGAGCGCAGCATGGCCTCCACGCCGGCATGGTTGGGCGCCCACCAGTTGGTCGGGTCGTTGGCCAGCCGGTGCTCGATGAAGGCCATTCGCGGCCAGCCGCTTTCGAGCAGCGGCATGCGGTTGTCGATGCTGCAGTCGGCCGTGTCGGTGTAGACGGAGTCTCCCGGCATGGTGAGCGTCTGGAACATCATGATGCGGCGTGTCCGCGCAGCCAGCAGGTCGAGCGCGAGCAGCGGATAGCGCAGGTGATAGAAAACGCCCATGAACCAGACCAGATCGAAGCTTTCGTCGGAGCGCGCCAGGTCGTACACCTGCATTTCGCGAAACTCCACTTGCGACGCCATCCCCAGCTGTCCGGCGGCCCACCGGGCCTGCGCGAGATAGTGCGCATCGACATCGATGCCCAGCACCGAGGCGCCGCGCCGCGCGAGCTCGAAGCTGTAGAAGCCGGCGTTGCAGCCCACGTCGAGTACGCGCCATCCGCGGAGGTCTTCGGGAACGAAAGGCTTGATCTCCTGCCACTTGAAGTTCGGGAAGTCGCCGCCTAGAAAATGATGGGGCAGCGTCTGCACGCCGCCCGGCAGGTGCAGATTGTGGAACCACGGACCCAGCGCCTCGATCTGCTGGCGAACGGAACCCTGTTCCTGGTTGGCGGCGAGCGCGGCGGCCGACTTTGGGTTATGCATGGGCATGCCTCCTCCTGTTCATGCGGGTTCCCGCGCTTGCAGCAGCGTGCGCGCGTAGCCCTCGAGTTCTGCGGCCCGATGGGCTGCGGTGTGCTCCGACAGAATGCGCCGGCGCGCGCGCTCTCCCACGGCCCGGCGCTCTTCGTCCGGCAGGTCGCGCAAGAGCCGCAGCACCTCGCCGGGAGAATCGGCGAGAAAGATCTCTTCGCTCGGCACGAGCAGCGACTCGATGCCGTCCCAGCGGTCACTGATGATCGGGGTGCCGCATGCGGCCGCCTCGAAGATGCGCACGCTGGGCGACCAGCCGGCCTGGATCATGTCGGCGCGGGTCACGTTGAGCGTGAAGCGCTGCCGGTTGTAGAAGGCGCGGTGCTGCGCGGGCGGCAAATGCGCGATGTAGCGCACGTTCGGCGGCCACTCGATGCCCTGCGGATACTGCGCTCCGGCCACGTCGAAGCGGCCCTCGGGCCACTGCCGCGCGGGCGAAAGCAGCAGGGCTTCGAGCGTCGGCTGCCGGTCGTCGCTGTAGGTGCCCATGTAGCCGAGGTCGCAGTCCTGCGCCACGGGCTCGGGGTAATACAGCTCGGGATCGACCGAGCAGTAGAGCTTGCGCGCCGCGGGCGAGCCGAATTCGCGTTCCAGCCGGCCGAGCGTGGGGCCGCCGGTGAAGGACAGGTACATGTCGTAGCCCGCGATCTGCCGCGCCTCGAGGTAGCTGGTGCCCCCGCGTGCCAGCGCGGCCAGCGTCACCGGCGTATCGATGTCGTAGAAGGCCGTGCGGCCCGGCGCTTCGGACTGCACCCAGTCGCCGACCGCGACACCGTCGGGCACGAACGAGCCGACGATCACCAGGTCGGCCTCGCCGATCTGCGCCGCATGGTCGCGCTGCAGGCCGGGCAGGTCGGCATATAGCGCGGTGCGTCCGAAAGGAGGATGGGGCAGGTCGCGATGCTCTGCATACCAGGGCACGTCGCGTTCGAGAAACAGCACGTCATGCCCGCGCCGCACGAGTTCGCGCACGAGGCCGCGGTACGTGGTGGCGTGGCCGTTGCCCCACGACGAGGTGATCGAAAGCCCGAGGATGACGATCTTGAGCGGCGCATCGTGGCTCTTCATGCCAGCACCTCCAGCGCCTGCACGGCATCGCGGCCCTCGAGCAGCGCCTCCAGTTGCGCCGCGCGGTGCGCATAGGTGTGCTCCGCCAGCACGCGCCGGCAGGCTGCCTCGCCGATGCGGCGTGCCGCCACGGCATCGAGCTGGCGCACATGGGCTGCGACGCCATCGCCATCGGCTGCCACCAGCACTTCCTTTCCGGGTTCGAGAAAGAGCTCGATGCCTTCCCACGCATCGGTGATCAGGCAGGCGGCCGAGCCGGCCGCCTCGAACACGCGAGTGGCCGGCGAGAAGCCGTAGCGCGCCATGCTGTCGCGGCTCACATTCAGCACGGCCATCGGTGTGCGGTTGAACGCGTTGTGGTCGGCGGTGTAGACATGGCCCACATTGCGGACGTTGGACGGCATGGGCTTGTCGTCCCAGCCGCTGCCGCCCAGCAGGAAGCGCCGCTCGGGCAACAGGCTCGCGGCGCGAAGAAAGAACTCCTCCACGCGCGCCTCGCGGTCGGGCAAGCGGTTGCCGAGGAAGCCCAGGTCAGCCTCGAAGCGCGGATCGGGGCCGACCGGATGGTGCGTGGACGGATCGAGCGCGTTGTAGATCGGAATGCAGTCGCGCGCGCCGGCGCGGCGATAAGCCTGCACCACGGGATCGCCGCCGCCGTAGGTCAGCACCATGTCGTAGCGCGGCACCAGCGCATGAAAAGGGTCCGAGGCATCGGCCTGCAGCCGGTCGAGCGTGGCGGGTGCATCGACATCCCAGAACACGACGCGCGTGCCCGGGCCTTGCAGATCGAGCACGGCCTCTTCGAGCAGCGCATCGAACACGCCGACGCCGCTGGCCTTGACCACCAGGTCGGCGCCGCGCGCATGCTCGACCATGCGGCGCGCGTTGGCATCGCCCTCGCCGGGGTAGACGATGACCTCCGCCCAATCGGGGTCGTCCATGTCGCGGTGCTTTTGCCGGCCGAAGGCATCGGGCTCGTAGAAGCGCACGCGGTGGCCGCGCTCGTGCAGTGCGCGAACCATGCCGCGGTAATAGGTGGCGGCACCGTTCCAGTAGGCGGACACCAGGCTGGAGGCAAAAAAGGCGATGTTCATTTTTTTCTTCATGCAGGAATGCTCCGGAGATGAGAGGGCTCGCCTTCGAGTTCGGCGTGAATGGCGAGCAGTTCGTCGACGCGGTGGGCGCAGGTGTGACGCGCGAGCACGGTTTCCAGGCCCTGTTCGCGCAATGCGCGCGCCAGGTCCTTGTCGTGCAGCACGTCGCGCAGGTGGCGCCGCATGGCCGCGCCATCCGGTGCCACCAGGAAATCGCGGCCCGGCGTGAACAGGCTTTCGGCATCGTTCCACGGCGCGGAGACCAGCGGAATGCCGCAGGCCAGCGCCTCGAACACGCGAATGGTCGGAATACCCGGCAGCGCCTCGACGTAGGGCCTGCGCGGCACGTGCACCGTGACGCGATGGCGTGCGAAGACGCGCGGTGCGCGGTAGTTGGGCAGCCAGCCGCCGAAATGGATTCGGGCCGCGCGAAGACGATCCAGTGCCCGGTCGGGGTAGCGCACACCATGCACCCGCGCCTTCAGGCGCAGATCGCGCACGGGGCCGAGCAGGAATTCGTCGAGCTCGGCCTCGCGTTCGTCGTCGCCCCAGTTGCCGATCCAGACCAGGTCGCCCTCTTCCACCTCGTCCGGTATCGGATGAAAGTGCCGCGCGTCGGCGGCTTCATGCCAGGTCCAGGCGCGGCGCGCCCAGCCCTTCTTGCGGTACAGGTCGCGAATCACGTTGCCGAAGGCCAGCACGCCGTCGTAGTGCGAGAGGTCGTAGCCGGCCATGCTTTTCTCGTCGGTCACCGAGCGGTGGTGCGTGTCGTGAAAGAACAGCCGGTAGCGCCCCCCATCGCGCCGGTGGAGGCCGATGCGGCGCACCAGTGCGTGGTCGTTCCATTCGTGCACCAGCACCACGTCCGCGCCTTCCAGCGCCTCGTCGAGATCGAGCGTGGCGGGGTCGCAGGCGGTGCTGTGAAGCTCCGGGTACACGCGCGCGAATTCTTCGAGCGGTGCCTTGCCGTGCTCGGCCTCGAGGTTGGTTCGGCTCCATGCGCCGAGCGGCTCATACACCGCAAGCTCATGGCCGCGCGCGAGCAGTTCGCTGCAGATGCCGCGCAGGAAATGAGCGTTGCCGTGGTTCCAGTCGGAAACGAGCGAATGGCAGAACATCACGAAGCGCATGCGGGCTCCTTGGCTTTCCTTCGAGTCCGCCTGGCGCCCGCCGTGCGCGGCGCCGCGGGCGCGAGCAAACGGGCGTAGGCCGACAGGTAGGCATCCACCATGCGCGCCGGCGTGAAATGCCGCGCGCGCTCCCATGCCTTCAGCGCCATCTGCTGCCGCAAGGGCGGGTCGTCGATCAACCGCATCAGTGCGGCGTGCAAGGCCTCGTGGTCCTCGGGCTGCACATACAGCGCGGCATCGCCCCAGACCTCGCGCAGGCTGGGCACGTCGCCCAGCACCAGCGCGCACTGCGACAGCGCAGCCTCCAGCGCCGTGAGCCCGAACGGCTCGTAGCGCGCAGGCAAGGCATAGATCGATGCGCGCGAGAACTGCGCCGCCAGCGCATCGGGCGCCAGTTCGCCGAGCCACAGCACGCCGGGCGCTTGAATGCCGCACTCGCCGGCGCCGGGCGGTGAGGCAGATCCGGCCACGCACACGGGCCAGAGCAACCGCGTGGCGACGGCCTGCAGCGCCGCCAGGTTCTTGGCCGCGTCCCACAGCCGCCCGGCCGAGAGAACGACCGGCTCCTTGTCGCCCGGAACGAACATCGCGGGGCTGCGGCCGTTGGGGAGCACGAGGCCTCCCTCGATGTAGCCGTAGTCGAGGGCCAGCGACGACAGCATGGCTTCCGTCGGTGCGCCGACAACGTCGGCGCCGTCCAGCCCCTGCCGCACGGCCTTCCGGTAGGTGTCCCAACCCGCCGGCGCGAGCTGGCGATGCACCGCGCGCCACCAGGACGCCACGCACGAATGCGCGACCACGAGCTTCGGCGCGGCGAACGGCAGTGCGCCGAACGCGAACTGGTTCAGGTGAACGACGTCGGGCTGCACGGCGCGCTCGAGCCCCAGAAGCCAATCGCCTGCGCGCCGCACGTCGTCCCATGGCTCGTTCATCCACTCGAGGCGCCAATCGCTCTCGTGCAGTTGCAGACCAGGGAGCGATGCGGCCTGCGCGCGCTGCACCGGCGTGAGCGGCGCGCCCATGGTGGCCAGCGAGACACGCACGCCCCCCTCGCCGAGCCCGGCCGCAAGCTCCAGGGCGTGGCTCCAGACGCCGCCGACGGTGTCGGTTGTCATCAGCACGTGCTGCGGCACATGGGGTGGCGCGCGCTCTGGCGTGTGGGGCAGCGCGTCAGCGTTCATAGATCGCATCCAGTACCGCTGCAACTTCCACCAGGCGCTCGATCTCGGGATCGAAGGCGCCGCCGTTCGCGAGAGCGCGGGCCCAGTGCACGGCGGCGCGGCCACCCCAATCGTCGGGCGGCGAAGCGAGCGGCATTGCGCGCGTGCCGTCGAAGCGCTCAGCGACGAAATCGTAGAACGAGCCGCCCACGTTGCGAAACGAGGCGCCGCCGCGCGTGCCGTGAAAGCTGGCCTCGATGACGGCGTCCCGGCCGGCCGGCAGGTTCCAGGAGCACGCGAGCCGCACCACGCAGCCGCCCGCGAGGTCGATCTGCGCCACCGCATGGTCTTCGACCACGGCCGACGGCAGCGCGAGACGCCGGCCGCCCGCATGCAGGCGGCTCGATACCGCCTCGACGCGCGGAAAGCCCAGCGTCCACAGCGCCAGGTCGACCATGTGAATGCCGAGGTCGATCACGCAGCCGCCACCGGAAAGCACCGGATCGCGAAACCACGGCTTGTCGGGTCCGTAGGCGTTGTGGAACACGAGGTCGATGGCATAGACGTCGCCGATGTCCCCGGCCGAGACGAGCTCGCGAATGCGCTGCATGCCTGCCGTGCGCCGGTACGACAGGTCGACGCCCAGCAACCGGTTGGCGCGCCGCGCCGCATCGATCACGCCACGGGTCTCCTCGGTGGTGCGCGCCAGCGGCTTCTGGCAGAACACCGCCATGCCGCGCGCAAGCGCCGCTTCGGCCTGCCGGGCATGAAGCGCGCTCGGCGTGGCGATCACGAGGCCGTCGAGCTCGTGTTCGAGCAGCGCATCGAGCGAATGTAAGCTGGCCGCGCCGGGCGCCAGCGCGCATGCGGCTTCGCGTGCGTCGTCATGCGCATCGGCGATGGCGGCAATCTCCGCCGCGCCATCCTTTGCAATGGCTTCCATGCGGTTCCTGCCGATCCATCCGACGCCGAGGAAGCCCAGCCGCGGTTTGCGAAGCGCGCTGGCCAGCGCAGCCCCGGCGCCGGACGCCGGGCCGGGGTCCAGCGCGTTCATGGCGTGCGCCGCCCTCACGTGGTCACCACCGCTTTCAGGAACCCGTCGGGCCGCGTGCGCGTGAGCTCGAGCGCCTCGCCCAGCCGGTCGAGCGGCAGGCGGTGGGTGAAGAGCGGTTCCGCGTCGAGCACGCCCGCCGCCATCATGTCGACGGCTTCGCGAATGCCCTGCACGTACATGCGCGGGTCGCGCTCGTGCGCGTTGATCACGTCGATGCCGCGCCAGTTCCACATCTGCATGTTGACCTGGCGCGTTCCGTCCTGGTGGTAGCCCGCGACGACGAGGCGGCCGCGCTCGCCGGTGAGCTCGCCCGCAAGGTCGAGCGGCCACTGCAGGCCGACCGCCTCGATGGTGCGCTCGCACATCTGCTCGCCGGTGAGGCGCTTGACCTCGTCGAGGATGCGCCAGTGGTCGTCCATCGCGAGGGTGTGCTCGGCGCCGGCTTCGCGCGCCACTTCGAGTGCGAAGGGCCGGCGCGAGATGGCGATGACCCGTGCACCCGCCCGCGCGGCGAGCCGCGTGAGGATGGCACCCAGAAACCCGATGCCGACGATGGCCACGGTCTGGCCGGCCTGGATGTCGCTGCGCCGGAAGATGTTGACCGCGCAGCCCAGCGGCTCGCCGGGCATGGCCACATCGGCGAGCGAGGCCGGCAACGGCACCACCGCGCCCGCATCGGCCACGTCGTACTCGGCATGCGCGCGGTAAGTGAGCGCGGCCACGCGGTCGCCGATGGCCAGGCCTTCGACGCCCTCGCCCACCGCGGCCACGCGGCCCCAGCCTTCGTGCCCCGGCGCGCCCGCGGGCTGCGGGTATTCGAACCACGAGCGGCCCTCCCACAGCGGCAGGCTGGAGGCGCAGACGCCCGAGCCCTCCAGCTTCAGCAGCACCTGCCCGGCGGCCGGCTCGGGCGTTTCCACCCGCCGCACGACCGCCTGTCCCGGCGAAGCAATGACGCTTGCGAACATGCTCACCTCCCGGCCGCTGCCAGCACGACGCCGCGCTGTGCGGCCTTGCGGACGGAGGCCGGCTGGGCGCGCATCTCGCGCAGCCACTGGTGCAGGCGCTCGATGCCGTGCCGCGCATCGACGGCCGGCCGCCAGCCGGTGGCCGCCTCGAAGCGGCGCGTGTCCGAGACGTAGTAACGCTGGTCGCCGGTGCGCCAGTCTTCGTACGTGGTCTCGGGGCGCTTGCCGTCGAGCGCTTCGATCTGGTCGAGCAGGTCGAGCAGGCTGATCACGTTGCGCGGGCCGCCGCCGATGTTGAAGGCGCCGCCCGCGAGCTTGCCGATATGGCGCTGCGCCAGCACGAAGGCGTCGACAAGGTCGTCGACGAACAGGATGTCGCGCACCTGCTTGCCGTCGCCGAACAGGGTAATCGGCTCGCGGTCGAGCGCGCGCAACAGGAAGTGCGCCACCCAGCCCTGGTCTTCGGTGCCGAACTGGCGCTGGCCGTAGATGCAGCTCATGCGGAAGACGACGGTCTTCAGGCCGTAGCTGCGCGCATAGTCGTGCACGTACTGGTCGGCCGTTCCCTTGGAGCAGCCGTAGGGGCTGTGGAAGTCGAGCGGCCGCGCTTCCGAGATGCCGTGGCTCGCAATGTCCGGCGCCACCGGTTCGTAGCGCTGGCCCTCAAGCTTGAGCTCGACGTCTTCGAGGCCGCCATAGACCTTGTTGGTCGAGGTCATCAGCACCGACGGCGGCACCGGCTGCGCGCGGGCCGCCTCGAGCACGTTGAGCGTGCCCAGTGCGTTGACCGAAAAATCCTCGCGCGGATCGACCAGGCTGGTGGTGACCGCCACCTGCGCCGCGAAGTGAAAGACATGGTCGGCTCGTGCCACCGCGCGCTCCACCGCGGCGGCATCGCGAACGTCCGCCACCATCACGTCGAGCCGGGTCGGGTGGTTCTGCCGAAGCCACTCGAGATTGCGCTCCACGCCGGGCCGCGAGAGGTTGTCGAACACCAGCACGCACCGCCCGTCGGACAGCAGCCGGTGGGCGAGGTTGGCTCCGACGAAGCCCGCGCCACCCGTGATGAGCGTGACCCGATCCTTGCCGTTGAGCGCGCGCCGGGGAGTGAGTACGGGGTCCCGGCTGTTCATATGGCCAACCCGCGGGCGGAAAGCTCGGCGCTCGCCTGCGCCACGCGGTCGACGGCCGCTTGCCCTTCGAGCCAGGCCGCGAGTTCGGCCAGGCCGTCATCCAGGCTCACGCGGGGCGAATAGCCCAGGACCCGGCGCGCCTTGGATATGTCCGCGTAGCAATGTCGTATGTCGCCGACGCGGTACTTGCCGGTGATCTCGGGCGCGAGGCTTTCCTTGCCCACGGCCTCGGCCACGCGCTGCGCGATGTCGCGCACGCTGTAGGCTTCGCCGCTGCCGATGTTGAACACTTCGCCGGCGGCCGCCGGCATTTCGAGCGCGAGCCGCGAGGCACGCGCAATGTCGTACACGCTCACGAAGTCGCGCTGCTGGTGGCCGTCTTCGAAGATCTTCGGCGGGCTGTCGTTGAGCAGGCGCGAGGCAAAGATCGCGAGCACGCCGGTGTAGGGGTTCGACAGCGCCTGGCGCGGGCCGTAGGCGTTGAAGAAACGCAGCGCGGCGGTCGGAATGTTGTACGCGCGGCCGATCATCAGGCACATGCGCTCCTGGTCGAACTTGGACAGCGCATACACCGATGCGAGCGCGGGCGCCTTGTCTTCGGGCGTGGGTGCGGGCACCAACGCCAGGCCGTCCTCGTCGCGCCACTCCCAGTCGCCGCGCCGCAGCTGCTCGAGCGTGCGCTCCTGCACCGTGCGGAGTTCGCCCCCCGCGGTGCGGTAGAGGCCTTCGCCGTACAGGCTCATGCTGGACGCGACGATCAATTTCTTCACCGGCTTCTCGATCAGCGCTTCGAGCAGAACCGCAGTGCCGAGGTTGTTGATGCGCGTGTAGTGCGCCACCTCGTACATGCTCTGGCCCACGCCCACCGCCGACGCGAAGTGGTAGACCGCATCCACGCCCTTGAGCGCACTGCGCACCGCTGCCGGGTCGCACACATCGCCGACGACAAGTTCCACATCGGCCTCGAGGTAGTCCGGCCTGCGCCCACTGTCGCCGTGCACCTGAGGCGCAAGGTTGTCGAGAACGCGAACGCGATAACCGTGGGAGAGAAGCTCGTCTGCAAGATGCGAGCCGATGAAACCGGCGCCGCCGGTGATGAGAATGTGCTGCGACATGAAACCCCTTTTTGTTTGAGTCGCCGGCGAAGCGTCGAGAAAAGGAAAATCGTTTTCCAACGCCCTGGCGAAGCTCGAAATTCGTCGAAAAATTGCCGCCTTCATGTGCGAAGGTACTTACCTGTGTGTAGGCGCGCTGCCCTGTTACGCCACTGCTGAGTTGGTGATGTGCATCGCGGGTGTTTCGGGCGCGCGCAGGGCCTCAAACGAGCGTAGATTGCCAAGCAACAAAGCTTTGGCTTCGGTTCATCACGCCCGCCGCGCGCTCGTGCGGCGGCACTCGCAAAAGGTTTTCACATGAGCAAGGTACGTGTCGCGATCGTCGGTGTGGGCAACTGCGCCTCCTCGCTGGTGCAGGGTGTCCACTTCTACGGCAACACCCAGGGCGCCGACTTCATTCCCGGTCTGATGCATCTCGACCTGGCGGGCTACCGCCCGTCGGACATCGAGTTCAGCGCGGCCTTCGACGTGCATGCGCGCAAGGTCGGCCGCGACCTGGGAGAAGCCATCTACGAGGCACCCAACAACACCATCCGCTTCGCCGATGTGCCCAAGCTCGGCGTACCCGTGCACCGCGGACCCACGCACGACGGCATCGGCACCTACCTGAAGGACGTGGTGCCACTTGCACCCGGCAGGGCGCAGAACGTGGCGAAGATCCTCAAGGAGACGAAGACCGACGTGGTGGTCTCTTACCTGCCGGTGGGCTCCGAGAAGGCCACCCAGTGGTACGCAGAGCAGGTGCTGGAGGCCGGCTGCGCCTTCGTCAACTGCGTGCCGGTGTTCATCGCCTCGCGGCCGGAATGGGAGCGGCGCTTTGCCGAGCGCGGCCTGCCGATCATCGGCGACGACATCAAGTCGCAGGTGGGCGCCACCATCGTGCATCGCATCCTGACCGACCTGTTCAGGAAGCGCGGCGTTCGGCTGGACCGCACCTACCAACTCAACTTCGGCGGCAACACCGACTTCCTCAACATGCTCGAACGCGAGCGCCTGCTCTCGAAGAAGATCTCGAAGACGCAGGCCGTCACGAGCCAGCTCGGGCACCCCATGAAG
The Variovorax paradoxus genome window above contains:
- a CDS encoding DUF4142 domain-containing protein; the encoded protein is MTIQRTAFRLGAAAMAACALTAGLPAAAQSANSRGEQATGTRSAAGKSDPAGKPSKADQRMMRDIAQANIAEIETGKLAQEKASKDEVKQFGKTMVDDHSKALSELQEIASKKGVELPTEPDAKHKGTATALKALSGETFDKQYMSMAGLSDHKKTHEMLEKVQRNAADPDLKAYAAKTLPVVHGHLTTAQQVIGKK
- a CDS encoding TIGR04290 family methyltransferase: MHNPKSAAALAANQEQGSVRQQIEALGPWFHNLHLPGGVQTLPHHFLGGDFPNFKWQEIKPFVPEDLRGWRVLDVGCNAGFYSFELARRGASVLGIDVDAHYLAQARWAAGQLGMASQVEFREMQVYDLARSDESFDLVWFMGVFYHLRYPLLALDLLAARTRRIMMFQTLTMPGDSVYTDTADCSIDNRMPLLESGWPRMAFIEHRLANDPTNWWAPNHAGVEAMLRSSGLRIEARPGHEIYLCVPDARAQGARALYGSQYESATGVIRGGG
- a CDS encoding DUF1003 domain-containing protein, with the protein product MAAAESRPPGRSDEPPVAAVVDRNIAALVRRRQQQKISTGLQDRMADAITRFAGSMRFVYLHLLIYGGWIVVNLGWVPMVRAFDPTFVVLAMVASVEAIFISTFVMISQNRMAALADQRADLDLQISLLGEHEITKIMTLVAEIAKRMEIPAAHDPELDELRENVSPDRVLDRIEHPSKEPGQPDG
- a CDS encoding CgeB family protein; translation: MKSHDAPLKIVILGLSITSSWGNGHATTYRGLVRELVRRGHDVLFLERDVPWYAEHRDLPHPPFGRTALYADLPGLQRDHAAQIGEADLVIVGSFVPDGVAVGDWVQSEAPGRTAFYDIDTPVTLAALARGGTSYLEARQIAGYDMYLSFTGGPTLGRLEREFGSPAARKLYCSVDPELYYPEPVAQDCDLGYMGTYSDDRQPTLEALLLSPARQWPEGRFDVAGAQYPQGIEWPPNVRYIAHLPPAQHRAFYNRQRFTLNVTRADMIQAGWSPSVRIFEAAACGTPIISDRWDGIESLLVPSEEIFLADSPGEVLRLLRDLPDEERRAVGERARRRILSEHTAAHRAAELEGYARTLLQAREPA
- a CDS encoding CgeB family protein encodes the protein MNIAFFASSLVSAYWNGAATYYRGMVRALHERGHRVRFYEPDAFGRQKHRDMDDPDWAEVIVYPGEGDANARRMVEHARGADLVVKASGVGVFDALLEEAVLDLQGPGTRVVFWDVDAPATLDRLQADASDPFHALVPRYDMVLTYGGGDPVVQAYRRAGARDCIPIYNALDPSTHHPVGPDPRFEADLGFLGNRLPDREARVEEFFLRAASLLPERRFLLGGSGWDDKPMPSNVRNVGHVYTADHNAFNRTPMAVLNVSRDSMARYGFSPATRVFEAAGSAACLITDAWEGIELFLEPGKEVLVAADGDGVAAHVRQLDAVAARRIGEAACRRVLAEHTYAHRAAQLEALLEGRDAVQALEVLA
- the rpoN gene encoding RNA polymerase factor sigma-54 — encoded protein: MNTSIVLQARQVQAPVFSPRLQHAVRLLQMSSQEYAQALRDAAELNPFLEIDTAAQDDVATAAPAGSELDAAADIEAAAAFDRITAAPASGERHLSHDESFDLMQRVPLPDSLRTHLHGQLGVLRLSAREMAFARALVEALDDDGYLRISLEDIGAALGETGADAERELRTALRRVQALDPAGVAARDVAECLCLQLDAASNHASEGTRRLARRILEGHIGLLAAHDAGKLAKALDASAQEVQCAIDCIRRLNPHPGWQFGETASRIVIPDVTVKKVRGAWRTSLNASALPRVKLNTGYAQLLEKHGAQCTAMKECLEQARWMVGSVSQRASTILDVARAIVARQKMFFEHGPLAMKPLGLREIAEEVGVHPSTVSRTVHNKYMATPAGIFELQHFFSRGLNHAAGGASAPVALQGLIRELIAVEKPVAPLSDAALARQLAQQGFRIARRTVTKYRQSMNIDPFERRRAQGGEMGAPA